The Magnetococcales bacterium genome window below encodes:
- a CDS encoding radical SAM protein: MYALKPQLHERHRQHKRGTMRTMALDITSRCNMNCPKCYAETFRDVPEIDIDILAKTFDEAFAMGVFHYIIQGGEVLEARDRLESVLKSCHPDATYLNVVSNGWHMTADTIAWLKHLQVDKITISLDSGIEAEHDAGRLPGSYRRAIRAVDQILAAGLFVGVSTVVTHQSLYSEGFQQIHAYTKRKRVRLEVQVAEPVGKWDGRKDILITPEDASFIKELYRTTPRLPNGDVAVKRDIFDTEKDYCPAATEFMSITAAGELLPCNFLQFSLGNIKDKTLTEMRNAILPNPWFTDDHPYCIIGENHKFIDQYVTAYVDAPKPLNAYEVFGLSHSSAPFQEKI; this comes from the coding sequence ATGTATGCATTGAAACCCCAACTCCACGAACGGCATCGGCAACACAAACGGGGAACCATGCGCACCATGGCCTTGGACATCACTTCCCGTTGCAATATGAACTGTCCCAAATGTTACGCCGAAACCTTCCGCGATGTACCCGAAATTGACATCGACATTCTGGCCAAAACTTTCGACGAAGCTTTTGCCATGGGTGTTTTTCACTACATCATCCAGGGTGGTGAAGTTCTGGAGGCCCGGGATCGATTGGAGTCCGTTCTCAAATCGTGCCATCCGGACGCCACCTATCTCAATGTCGTCTCCAACGGCTGGCACATGACGGCAGACACCATTGCCTGGCTCAAACATTTGCAGGTCGATAAAATCACGATCAGCCTGGACTCCGGCATCGAAGCCGAACACGATGCGGGACGCCTGCCGGGTTCCTATCGGCGGGCCATCCGGGCTGTTGATCAAATCCTGGCCGCTGGATTGTTCGTCGGCGTTTCCACCGTTGTCACCCATCAATCCCTCTACTCGGAAGGTTTTCAGCAAATCCACGCATACACGAAACGCAAGCGGGTCCGCCTTGAGGTGCAAGTCGCGGAGCCGGTCGGCAAGTGGGATGGACGTAAAGATATCCTGATCACCCCGGAAGACGCCAGTTTTATCAAGGAGTTATATCGAACCACCCCACGTCTGCCAAACGGGGACGTTGCCGTCAAGCGGGACATCTTCGACACCGAAAAGGATTATTGCCCGGCTGCAACAGAGTTCATGAGCATCACCGCCGCTGGCGAGCTTTTGCCGTGCAATTTTCTGCAATTCAGCCTTGGCAATATCAAGGATAAAACTTTGACGGAGATGCGCAACGCCATCCTGCCCAATCCGTGGTTCACCGATGACCACCCCTACTGTATCATTGGCGAAAACCATAAGTTTATCGACCAATATGTGACAGCCTATGTCGATGCTCCCAAGCCTTTGAATGCCTATGAAGTGTTTGGCCTGAGTCACTCTTCGGCACCCTTTCAAGAAAAAATTTGA
- a CDS encoding tetratricopeptide repeat protein — MEAIAKAEALLADYPDHISLVELLLVLYSSAKIVDKAERLLLKTLEYRPNDPMLHISMGDVLRDRNDDATALKHYQTAVRLDPSRADVYFACAEILTRQDQKEDAVFCLNQAIRLKPDLAAAYQLLASIHQKKGMTIMVNLFLRARDYHSPATAPLYPANRIMDTFFLDGHKALSVAREKNSFKVFRVFTNPQICYHMDFTITNTDLAPLIYVPEERVRQFFATTRSRLPQTVDFDPGNPEEFGRAREVAIQIVMSMVDRQNAYRQLLPRIHAQPPVFVDGQPLRVYLLSSRLTTVMQHASANVAKAFKRLGCEVLFEIEKNDLESLEGYAYARGLYSFNPHIVFNVNYAKHELGYHPDVFNIVWYQDPLSNPKNDSGTLPWRERDIVLSAYPEFDEMIYATGARKIYRQDMCVDLDCFQNKVPRKDRRKVVFIGSSHHHSIENSPEVNMIVDKLRSMFEQGSVISDSLIRELSEETKLDYIQIKEYVYPYVVRNRSVEWLCELAPEMEWDVEIYGRFWEEVPIVAPYYRGELSYGPELAAMYNQARYALSAHPHQIKTQRLAELSACGCIPILNDDRVNVEPPHWDDEILYFRTRDDLRRCLQQEPRNDPSVIAQSFSYDMLAQRVLDWVTEKTGVR, encoded by the coding sequence TTGGAGGCGATCGCAAAGGCCGAGGCTTTACTCGCTGATTATCCCGATCATATCAGTTTGGTGGAGCTGTTGTTGGTTCTCTACTCAAGCGCAAAAATTGTTGACAAAGCCGAGCGATTGCTGCTCAAGACCCTGGAATACAGACCCAACGATCCCATGCTGCACATAAGCATGGGGGATGTGTTGAGAGATAGAAACGATGATGCCACGGCGTTAAAACATTATCAGACCGCCGTCCGCCTGGACCCCAGCCGTGCCGATGTCTATTTTGCCTGCGCCGAGATCTTGACCCGGCAAGATCAAAAGGAAGATGCGGTTTTTTGCCTGAACCAGGCCATTCGCCTCAAACCTGACCTTGCCGCAGCTTATCAGCTTTTGGCATCCATCCATCAGAAAAAGGGCATGACCATCATGGTCAACCTCTTTCTGCGGGCCCGCGATTATCATTCTCCAGCCACCGCACCCCTTTATCCAGCGAACCGGATTATGGACACCTTTTTTCTGGATGGACACAAAGCCCTGTCCGTGGCCCGGGAAAAAAACAGTTTCAAGGTTTTTAGAGTCTTTACCAATCCGCAAATCTGTTACCACATGGATTTCACCATCACAAACACGGATCTGGCGCCTCTGATCTACGTGCCCGAGGAGAGGGTACGACAATTTTTTGCCACGACCCGATCACGTCTTCCGCAAACAGTGGATTTTGATCCAGGCAATCCCGAAGAGTTTGGCAGGGCACGGGAGGTTGCCATACAAATCGTGATGTCCATGGTGGATCGACAAAATGCCTATCGACAACTACTGCCTCGCATACACGCGCAGCCACCCGTTTTTGTGGATGGCCAACCTTTGCGGGTCTATCTGCTCAGTTCCCGGCTGACAACCGTTATGCAGCATGCCTCTGCCAATGTGGCCAAGGCATTCAAAAGGCTGGGGTGTGAAGTTCTGTTTGAAATTGAAAAAAATGATCTGGAATCCCTGGAAGGGTATGCCTATGCCCGTGGCCTGTATTCTTTCAATCCCCATATCGTTTTCAATGTCAATTATGCCAAACACGAACTTGGTTACCATCCGGATGTTTTTAACATCGTCTGGTATCAGGATCCTCTGTCCAATCCGAAAAATGATTCTGGAACACTTCCCTGGCGGGAACGGGATATTGTTCTTTCCGCTTATCCCGAGTTTGACGAAATGATTTACGCAACGGGCGCAAGAAAAATTTATCGTCAAGACATGTGCGTGGATTTGGACTGCTTCCAAAATAAGGTGCCTCGAAAAGATCGTCGCAAGGTCGTATTCATAGGCAGTTCCCACCATCATTCAATTGAAAATTCGCCGGAAGTCAACATGATCGTTGACAAACTTCGCAGCATGTTTGAACAGGGCTCTGTCATTTCCGATTCCCTGATACGTGAATTGTCGGAAGAAACCAAACTGGATTATATTCAAATAAAAGAGTATGTCTATCCTTATGTGGTACGCAACCGATCCGTTGAATGGTTGTGTGAGCTTGCCCCGGAAATGGAATGGGATGTGGAAATCTATGGGCGGTTTTGGGAAGAGGTGCCGATTGTCGCCCCATATTATCGCGGAGAGTTGTCCTATGGCCCGGAACTGGCTGCGATGTACAATCAGGCACGTTATGCCTTGTCGGCGCATCCGCACCAAATCAAAACGCAGCGTTTGGCCGAGTTGTCGGCGTGTGGCTGTATTCCAATCCTGAATGATGACCGGGTCAATGTCGAACCACCGCATTGGGACGACGAGATCCTCTATTTCCGCACCCGAGATGATCTTCGGCGGTGTCTGCAACAGGAACCGCGCAACGATCCATCCGTCATTGCGCAATCTTTTTCCTACGACATGCTTGCACAACGTGTTCTCGATTGGGTCACGGAGAAAACGGGTGTGAGGTAA